From Emcibacteraceae bacterium, the proteins below share one genomic window:
- a CDS encoding alpha-ketoglutarate-dependent dioxygenase AlkB has product MMQNDLFRTIAPEMEELAPGIFLFQRYVDEQKFMDVVDYAAKEIPFRHMVTPGGKKINVAGTSIGKCGWYSDRRGYRYEHNDPLSGKAWPEIPVDISTIISDAAAKAGFSGFVADSCFINRYRPGVRLTAHIDQDEQDFSQPIVSVSLGVSAIFQVFGDSRSGRPLNIPLHSGDLLIFGGPARRAYHGVKKLENAFHPLTGDIRYNLTFRKAL; this is encoded by the coding sequence ATGATGCAAAATGATCTTTTTCGCACCATTGCCCCTGAAATGGAGGAACTTGCCCCCGGCATCTTCCTGTTTCAGCGCTATGTCGACGAACAGAAATTCATGGATGTGGTGGACTATGCCGCGAAGGAGATTCCCTTTCGCCATATGGTGACCCCGGGCGGAAAAAAAATAAATGTTGCTGGCACCAGTATCGGCAAATGCGGCTGGTATTCGGACCGGCGCGGATATCGTTATGAACATAATGACCCGCTTTCCGGCAAAGCCTGGCCGGAAATTCCGGTGGATATCAGCACCATTATCAGTGACGCCGCCGCCAAGGCGGGTTTTTCCGGCTTTGTCGCGGACAGCTGCTTCATTAACCGTTATCGCCCCGGGGTGCGTCTCACCGCCCATATTGATCAGGATGAGCAGGATTTCAGCCAGCCGATTGTCTCTGTCTCGCTTGGGGTATCGGCTATTTTTCAGGTATTTGGTGATAGCCGCAGTGGCCGCCCCCTGAACATCCCGCTTCACTCAGGGGATCTGCTGATTTTCGGCGGTCCGGCCCGCCGCGCCTATCACGGCGTAAAAAAACTGGAAAATGCTTTTCATCCGCTGACCGGTGATATAAGGTACAACCTCACTTTCAGAAAAGCTCTCTAA
- a CDS encoding c-type cytochrome produces the protein MKILLAFFSGIIGLLFLASCDFGPESSYGFTLPEGNPELGKRYFVEFRCIDCHMVAGMEDELIAPEGIEPIMAVPLGGTTTHIATYGELVTSIINPSHKVSDQYRLTPAVGEGQSMMRNYNSIMTVSELIDLVAFIQNQYVLQPYAPTIYPVYQ, from the coding sequence ATGAAAATATTATTGGCATTTTTTAGCGGCATTATCGGTCTTCTTTTTCTGGCTAGCTGTGATTTTGGACCGGAGTCTTCCTATGGTTTTACATTGCCGGAAGGAAATCCGGAGCTGGGAAAGCGTTATTTCGTTGAATTTCGCTGTATCGACTGTCACATGGTTGCCGGAATGGAAGACGAATTGATCGCCCCTGAAGGGATTGAGCCGATTATGGCCGTGCCCCTTGGCGGGACAACAACCCATATTGCCACATATGGAGAGCTGGTCACGTCCATTATCAACCCGTCGCATAAAGTGTCGGATCAATATCGCCTGACCCCGGCAGTTGGAGAAGGCCAGTCAATGATGCGTAATTATAATTCGATTATGACAGTGTCCGAATTGATTGATCTGGTGGCATTCATACAGAACCAGTATGTTCTGCAACCCTATGCACCGACCATTTATCCGGTTTATCAATAG
- a CDS encoding tRNA (cytidine(34)-2'-O)-methyltransferase → MQIALYQPDIPPNTGTIIRMAACLDVMVNIIEPCGFPFGEKSFRRAGMDYIDQSKIIRHQSWEDFLEKIGKSRIVLLTTKASIPYTEFTFQSDDILLLGRESAGVPDDVHARADHRLKIPMAKGTRSLNIALSAAMVLGESLRQTMQFPEP, encoded by the coding sequence ATGCAGATCGCTTTATACCAGCCGGATATTCCCCCCAACACAGGCACCATCATTCGTATGGCCGCCTGTCTTGATGTTATGGTCAATATTATTGAACCCTGCGGCTTTCCGTTCGGGGAAAAATCCTTTCGCCGTGCGGGCATGGATTATATCGACCAGAGCAAGATAATCCGCCACCAATCATGGGAAGATTTTCTTGAAAAAATTGGCAAAAGCCGCATCGTTTTACTGACCACCAAAGCCTCAATTCCCTATACGGAATTTACATTTCAGTCTGATGATATACTGCTGCTGGGCCGGGAAAGTGCCGGGGTTCCGGACGACGTCCATGCAAGGGCTGATCACCGGCTTAAAATTCCGATGGCAAAAGGGACAAGATCATTGAATATTGCCCTTTCAGCCGCTATGGTTCTGGGTGAATCCTTAAGACAAACGATGCAATTTCCGGAACCCTGA
- a CDS encoding MipA/OmpV family protein, translated as MKIHISTPILLSTLLVGNICLAEEKDIPSNDGEGQSNTVNEQDSNGLWNYKKFLLDENGKWSLGFGTVVSNSPFKGEKISVTPIPVVDYSSKNLFIRGLRGGYHIKKVDNPREGGYFLDVFLSPRIRPGDSRRKISLDGGVSGGYQSIAGTITLGLLHDISAQSGGMEINASYSFPYQTPGKKFLFIPKLEITYQSEGLANYLWGIDNKTYLKSLANPNEVTLEPYRITTSVFNFSASMTNVYRIDDHWNTLFLAKITALDGDILENPAIERQFDYSFIIGTAYTF; from the coding sequence TTGAAAATCCATATATCGACACCGATCCTTTTATCGACACTTCTAGTCGGAAATATATGCCTTGCCGAAGAAAAGGACATTCCCTCTAACGATGGCGAAGGCCAATCGAATACAGTCAATGAACAGGATTCCAACGGTCTTTGGAATTATAAGAAATTCCTGCTTGATGAAAATGGCAAATGGTCGCTCGGGTTTGGCACAGTTGTCAGCAATTCGCCGTTTAAGGGTGAAAAAATTTCGGTAACACCAATCCCGGTTGTTGATTACAGCAGTAAAAATCTGTTCATTCGTGGGTTGCGGGGCGGTTATCATATCAAGAAAGTCGATAATCCGCGTGAAGGGGGATATTTCCTAGATGTATTTCTAAGCCCGCGAATCCGACCGGGGGACAGCCGCCGTAAAATATCGCTCGATGGTGGTGTCAGTGGCGGCTATCAGTCCATAGCCGGGACCATTACTTTGGGTCTGCTTCATGATATTTCCGCCCAGTCCGGCGGAATGGAAATTAACGCGTCCTATAGCTTTCCCTATCAGACGCCAGGGAAAAAATTCTTATTCATTCCCAAACTGGAAATCACCTATCAAAGTGAGGGACTGGCCAATTATCTGTGGGGAATAGATAATAAAACCTACCTGAAATCGCTGGCGAACCCGAATGAAGTCACACTGGAACCATACCGGATTACCACATCCGTGTTTAACTTTTCCGCCAGCATGACCAATGTTTATCGCATTGATGATCACTGGAACACATTGTTTCTGGCGAAAATCACCGCTCTTGACGGTGATATTCTCGAAAATCCCGCCATTGAGCGACAATTTGATTACAGTTTTATAATCGGTACTGCCTATACTTTCTGA
- a CDS encoding amidohydrolase, translated as MNLKQVTLICGLSAVLSACGQGDTPEIACEAADLVLHNTKIYTADDDNWTAEAVAVLGDKIIFVGSEADAGKYMCGTARVMDMAGKTVFAGFTDSHQHLEQIGERDKTLSLFGIPTLKDTVTAIKGFADTVPDGQWVEGRGWIEREWSDEERFLNKHDVDSFTADKPLYIPRADGVSALVNSKALEIAGITKDTPDPDGGKFEREADGTPTGYILANALNIFTDIIPPKTKDYKKDSLLRGFKTNASMGWTQTQDAGMAYDVVEILKEIHDEGTMATRVYVAVPVAQAAEILKRGREKTADDMVDIRGIKVYIDGTLGSRGAALIDNYSDADHNGFMNRTSKEELEPILREAIRKGIQVETHVIGDRAVRSLLDWYEAAYNDVPKSEWAVDDVRWRLEHAQIITPEDQQRFVDLKVIPSMQPSHAIGDLNFAPARLGPVRLTYSYPWEQLVEKGLVILGGTDAPVELGDPRIEFYAAVARKRLDGTSGEGWHHELAVSRETALKMFTIWPAYGAFQENLRGSVEVGKYADFTVFDRDLMTVPEADILTSENLMTIVGGKITYEKPNF; from the coding sequence ATGAATTTAAAACAGGTGACGCTTATTTGTGGTTTATCGGCGGTCCTTTCGGCCTGTGGTCAGGGGGATACGCCGGAAATTGCCTGCGAAGCGGCGGATCTTGTCCTTCATAATACGAAAATTTATACGGCGGATGATGATAACTGGACGGCGGAGGCGGTTGCCGTATTAGGCGATAAAATTATTTTTGTCGGCAGTGAAGCGGACGCAGGTAAATATATGTGCGGCACGGCCCGGGTCATGGATATGGCGGGCAAAACCGTTTTTGCCGGCTTTACCGACAGTCATCAGCATCTGGAACAGATTGGTGAGCGGGATAAGACATTAAGCCTTTTTGGTATCCCGACACTAAAAGATACGGTGACGGCGATTAAGGGTTTTGCTGATACGGTACCGGATGGCCAGTGGGTTGAGGGGCGTGGCTGGATTGAACGGGAATGGAGCGACGAGGAGCGTTTCCTGAATAAACATGACGTTGACTCGTTTACCGCGGATAAGCCGCTTTATATTCCGCGGGCGGACGGTGTTTCGGCGCTGGTTAATTCAAAAGCACTAGAGATCGCCGGAATTACCAAGGATACACCGGACCCTGACGGCGGTAAATTTGAGCGGGAAGCGGACGGCACACCGACCGGTTATATTCTTGCCAATGCGTTGAATATATTTACAGACATTATTCCGCCCAAAACGAAAGATTATAAAAAAGACAGCCTGCTGCGCGGCTTTAAAACCAATGCGTCAATGGGATGGACCCAGACCCAGGATGCGGGGATGGCCTATGATGTTGTTGAAATATTAAAAGAAATCCATGATGAAGGGACTATGGCCACCCGCGTTTATGTAGCGGTTCCGGTGGCGCAGGCAGCGGAAATATTAAAGCGCGGCCGCGAAAAAACGGCCGATGATATGGTCGATATTCGCGGGATCAAGGTTTATATCGATGGCACATTGGGATCGCGCGGTGCGGCACTGATTGATAATTATTCTGATGCCGATCATAACGGTTTTATGAACCGGACAAGCAAGGAAGAACTGGAACCGATTTTGCGTGAAGCGATCAGAAAAGGTATTCAGGTTGAAACCCATGTGATTGGCGATCGGGCCGTTCGCTCCCTGCTGGACTGGTATGAGGCAGCCTATAATGACGTGCCCAAATCCGAATGGGCGGTTGATGATGTCAGATGGCGGCTTGAACATGCGCAGATCATCACGCCCGAAGACCAGCAGCGCTTTGTCGATTTAAAAGTAATCCCGTCGATGCAGCCAAGCCATGCGATTGGCGATCTTAACTTTGCCCCGGCGCGGCTGGGGCCGGTGCGGCTTACCTATTCCTATCCGTGGGAACAACTGGTTGAAAAGGGGCTTGTGATCCTGGGTGGGACCGATGCCCCGGTTGAGCTGGGTGACCCGCGTATTGAATTTTATGCCGCGGTTGCCCGTAAGCGCCTTGACGGGACAAGTGGCGAGGGCTGGCATCATGAACTGGCGGTCAGCCGGGAAACGGCACTCAAAATGTTTACGATCTGGCCCGCTTATGGTGCCTTCCAGGAAAATCTGCGTGGGTCGGTTGAAGTTGGCAAATATGCGGATTTCACAGTCTTTGACCGGGATTTGATGACCGTGCCGGAAGCGGATATATTAACAAGCGAAAATTTAATGACCATTGTCGGGGGTAAAATCACCTATGAAAAACCCAATTTTTAG
- a CDS encoding 2OG-Fe(II) oxygenase — MQVELNWPAIQEDLLANGYTKVANVLSSESCDKLIAAYDDNIYRSTITMERYNFGRGEYKYYAYPLPAIIQNLRQYFYKNLRPVANEWARRLKLSPEYPEKYDDYLALCHGSGQRRPTPLILKYAQGDYNTLHQDLYGDIHFPYQVAIMLSNPDDYAGGEFTLIEQRLRMQSVAHIEKPKRGDAIIFAVNEFPKLGKKGYYRARLRHGVARLKSGSRHTVGIILHDAK; from the coding sequence ATGCAAGTGGAATTAAACTGGCCCGCTATTCAGGAAGACCTGCTGGCAAACGGCTACACCAAAGTCGCCAATGTCTTAAGCTCAGAATCCTGCGACAAACTGATCGCCGCTTATGATGATAATATTTACCGCAGCACCATCACTATGGAACGCTATAATTTTGGCCGCGGCGAATATAAATATTATGCTTATCCCCTGCCCGCAATCATTCAGAATTTACGGCAGTATTTTTATAAAAACCTGCGCCCGGTTGCCAATGAATGGGCGAGGCGCCTGAAATTAAGTCCAGAATATCCGGAAAAATATGACGATTATCTTGCCCTTTGTCATGGGTCCGGCCAGCGCCGCCCGACTCCGTTGATCCTAAAATACGCGCAAGGCGATTATAATACCCTGCATCAGGACCTATACGGGGACATCCACTTCCCCTATCAGGTCGCGATCATGTTAAGCAATCCTGATGATTATGCGGGCGGTGAATTTACTCTGATTGAACAGCGGCTCCGCATGCAGTCTGTCGCCCATATTGAAAAACCGAAGCGCGGTGATGCCATCATTTTTGCCGTAAATGAATTTCCAAAGCTGGGGAAAAAAGGCTATTATCGTGCCAGATTACGTCACGGCGTCGCCCGGCTTAAATCCGGCTCACGTCATACAGTTGGAATTATACTTCATGATGCAAAATGA